One region of Chitinivibrionales bacterium genomic DNA includes:
- the bamD gene encoding outer membrane protein assembly factor BamD, with translation MKRWKLLAIIGAVMMMGLSTGCSHITMLRTEELRGVQAHVDTLKIEMVELQGNLLEQQKANHELLRLIRADQQVRFGELNKKIGALENGISESQQRLSKIDEKTQVLKQGWEEKARVDSLAESMKRAEIEKLFQLAYDDFMARRYDLAISGFKDLKDQYPQSPQAEEATYWIAECAYAQEKYDEAAEGYKNYVKEYPEGKKICVTFYKMGMVFEKKNKKKSRDMVWQRLIEQCPETEEALAVKQRMK, from the coding sequence ATGAAACGATGGAAACTGCTTGCAATAATCGGGGCAGTCATGATGATGGGGCTCTCTACCGGGTGTAGCCATATCACCATGCTTCGTACCGAAGAACTCCGGGGGGTACAGGCTCATGTGGATACGCTCAAGATTGAAATGGTCGAGTTGCAGGGGAACCTCCTGGAGCAGCAGAAAGCCAATCATGAGCTGCTTCGTCTGATACGGGCAGATCAGCAGGTACGGTTCGGGGAACTCAACAAAAAGATCGGTGCACTCGAAAACGGTATATCCGAAAGTCAGCAGCGGCTGTCGAAAATCGATGAAAAAACCCAGGTGCTGAAACAGGGGTGGGAAGAAAAAGCCAGAGTCGATTCCCTTGCCGAAAGCATGAAACGAGCCGAAATCGAAAAGCTGTTTCAGCTTGCCTATGATGATTTCATGGCCAGGCGGTACGACCTTGCGATTAGCGGGTTCAAGGATCTGAAAGATCAGTATCCCCAATCCCCTCAGGCCGAAGAAGCCACTTACTGGATCGCTGAGTGCGCCTATGCGCAGGAGAAATACGATGAAGCTGCCGAGGGGTACAAAAATTATGTAAAAGAGTATCCTGAAGGAAAGAAAATCTGCGTGACCTTCTACAAAATGGGTATGGTTTTTGAGAAAAAGAACAAGAAGAAGTCACGGGATATGGTATGGCAAAGACTTATCGAGCAGTGTCCTGAAACCGAGGAAGCGCTGGCGGTGAAACAGCGGATGAAGTAA